One stretch of Pandoraea oxalativorans DNA includes these proteins:
- the pyrH gene encoding UMP kinase, which produces MSTPYKRVLLKLSGEALMGDDSFGINRATIERMVDDIAEVVRLGTQLAVVIGGGNIFRGVAGGAAGMDRATADYMGMLATMMNALALQDAMRHAGIEARVQSALRMDQVVEPYIRPRAIRQLEEGKVVIFAAGTGNPFFTTDTAAALRGSEVGAEVVLKATKVDGVYSADPKKVPDAVKYSTISFDEAISKNLQVMDATAFALCRDQKMPVRVFSIVKPGALKHVILGEDEGTLVHV; this is translated from the coding sequence ATGTCTACTCCTTACAAACGCGTACTTCTCAAGCTCTCTGGTGAAGCCCTCATGGGTGACGATTCGTTCGGCATCAACCGCGCAACCATCGAGCGGATGGTTGACGATATTGCCGAAGTCGTTCGCCTGGGCACGCAATTGGCCGTCGTGATCGGCGGTGGCAATATCTTCCGGGGTGTGGCTGGCGGTGCCGCAGGTATGGACCGCGCGACGGCCGACTACATGGGCATGCTCGCCACGATGATGAACGCCCTGGCGCTGCAGGACGCGATGCGTCACGCCGGCATCGAAGCGCGTGTGCAATCCGCGCTGCGTATGGACCAGGTCGTTGAACCGTACATCCGCCCCCGCGCGATTCGTCAGCTCGAAGAGGGTAAAGTCGTGATCTTCGCCGCTGGCACGGGCAATCCGTTCTTCACCACCGACACGGCCGCTGCGCTGCGTGGCTCGGAAGTCGGCGCCGAAGTCGTGCTCAAGGCGACCAAGGTCGACGGCGTGTACTCGGCCGACCCGAAGAAGGTTCCGGACGCAGTGAAGTACTCGACCATCAGCTTCGACGAGGCGATCTCGAAGAACCTGCAGGTCATGGACGCGACGGCTTTCGCGCTGTGCCGCGATCAGAAGATGCCGGTGCGCGTTTTCTCGATCGTGAAGCCGGGTGCGCTCAAGCACGTCATCCTCGGTGAAGACGAGGGAACGCTCGTCCACGTTTGA
- the frr gene encoding ribosome recycling factor, which produces MSVADVKKNVEQKMKSSIESFKNNLAKIRTGRAHVGLLDHVQVDYYGSMVPISQVANVSLVDARTIGVQAWEKNMVPKVEKAIRESDLGLNPATQGDLIRVPMPQLTEERRREMTKLVKSEGENAKVAVRNLRRDANEQLKKLVKDKEISEDDERRGGDDVQKFTDKFVAEIDELVKQKDAEIMTV; this is translated from the coding sequence ATGAGCGTTGCTGACGTCAAGAAGAATGTCGAGCAAAAGATGAAGAGCTCGATCGAGTCGTTCAAGAACAACCTGGCGAAGATTCGTACTGGCCGCGCGCACGTTGGCCTGCTCGATCACGTCCAGGTCGATTATTACGGTTCGATGGTGCCCATCTCTCAAGTTGCCAACGTGAGCCTCGTCGACGCGCGTACGATCGGCGTGCAGGCGTGGGAAAAGAACATGGTCCCGAAGGTCGAAAAGGCCATCCGCGAGTCGGATCTGGGCCTGAACCCGGCGACGCAAGGTGACCTGATTCGCGTGCCGATGCCCCAACTGACCGAAGAGCGCCGTCGTGAAATGACGAAGCTGGTGAAGTCGGAAGGCGAAAACGCCAAGGTTGCCGTGCGTAATCTGCGTCGCGACGCCAACGAGCAACTCAAGAAGCTGGTGAAAGACAAGGAAATCTCGGAAGACGACGAGCGCCGTGGCGGCGACGATGTCCAGAAGTTCACCGACAAGTTCGTCGCCGAAATCGACGAGCTGGTGAAGCAGAAGGACGCCGAGATCATGACGGTTTAA
- the uppS gene encoding polyprenyl diphosphate synthase, whose amino-acid sequence MGFLSSTLSAPETASIPRHVAIVMDGNGRWATSRKLPRVAGHKRGVDAVREAVTACAELGVEYLTLFAFSSENWRRPQDEVSTLMQLFILALEREVGKLHSNGIRLRVIGALEAFEPRIQELVRRAEERTQDNKGLTLTIAANYGGRWDILQAAQKLAAARVAQGGAAALEASFSEDDLAPYLSMAYAPEPDLFIRTGGDQRVSNFLLWQLAYTELYFTEEFWPDFNANTLKRAVAEFQQRERRFGRTSAQVQNPSGQSA is encoded by the coding sequence ATGGGTTTTCTCAGCTCTACGCTTTCTGCTCCTGAGACAGCGAGCATTCCGCGCCACGTTGCCATCGTCATGGACGGCAACGGGCGTTGGGCTACCAGTCGTAAATTGCCCCGCGTTGCGGGGCATAAGCGTGGTGTTGACGCCGTGCGTGAAGCGGTGACGGCATGTGCCGAGCTGGGCGTCGAGTATCTGACCCTGTTCGCGTTCAGTTCCGAGAACTGGCGTCGTCCGCAGGATGAAGTCTCGACGCTCATGCAGCTTTTCATTCTTGCGCTCGAGCGCGAGGTGGGTAAGCTGCATAGCAACGGCATCCGTCTTCGCGTCATTGGTGCGCTCGAAGCGTTCGAGCCTCGCATTCAGGAACTCGTCCGGCGTGCGGAAGAGCGCACGCAGGACAACAAGGGTCTCACCCTGACCATCGCCGCCAATTATGGCGGGCGGTGGGATATTCTCCAGGCCGCTCAGAAGCTCGCCGCTGCGCGTGTCGCGCAGGGTGGGGCTGCGGCGCTCGAAGCATCTTTTTCGGAAGACGATCTCGCGCCTTATCTGAGTATGGCCTATGCGCCGGAGCCGGATCTCTTTATCCGCACCGGTGGCGATCAGCGCGTCAGTAATTTTCTGCTTTGGCAACTGGCGTACACTGAACTGTATTTCACCGAAGAATTCTGGCCGGACTTCAACGCCAATACGCTTAAGCGGGCGGTCGCCGAGTTTCAGCAGCGCGAACGCCGTTTCGGCCGTACCAGCGCGCAAGTCCAGAACCCCTCGGGACAATCCGCCTGA
- a CDS encoding phosphatidate cytidylyltransferase produces the protein MLKTRVITAVVLLAILLPVIFVGTPAQFALLAAVIVAAAGWEWGRLVGLNGTGAVFYGALALLGVGLTWAEGWTLSSIWLKPAAVFWILAGPYTLARKPATQGAWRGLLLVAGPVLLIAAWQALCLARERGVAFLLSVLVIVWLADTGAYFAGRAFGKRKLAPSISPGKSWEGAIGGWLLVLAIAAVVLVSGLQAPTIVSHLASTLGLALGALALTVLVAFSVVGDLFESQLKRQAGVKDSSALLPGHGGVLDRIDALLPVLPLAMLFV, from the coding sequence ATGCTCAAGACACGCGTTATTACCGCTGTCGTACTTCTCGCCATCCTTTTGCCCGTGATCTTCGTCGGTACCCCGGCGCAGTTCGCGCTGCTCGCGGCCGTGATCGTTGCGGCCGCCGGGTGGGAGTGGGGGCGTCTGGTCGGCCTTAACGGCACGGGCGCCGTCTTTTATGGTGCGCTGGCCCTGTTGGGTGTCGGGTTGACCTGGGCGGAAGGCTGGACGCTGTCGTCGATCTGGCTAAAACCTGCCGCCGTCTTCTGGATTCTCGCCGGGCCCTACACCCTCGCACGTAAGCCCGCGACGCAAGGCGCGTGGCGTGGTCTGTTGCTGGTGGCTGGGCCGGTATTGCTGATTGCTGCCTGGCAGGCGCTTTGTCTCGCTCGTGAGCGTGGCGTCGCCTTCCTGCTGTCGGTGCTCGTCATCGTCTGGCTCGCCGACACCGGCGCCTATTTCGCCGGGCGAGCTTTCGGCAAACGCAAGCTTGCGCCCTCGATCAGCCCCGGAAAGTCGTGGGAAGGTGCCATCGGCGGCTGGTTGCTTGTACTCGCGATAGCTGCGGTGGTACTCGTCAGCGGATTGCAGGCGCCGACCATCGTTTCTCATCTCGCCAGCACGTTGGGCCTCGCACTCGGCGCATTGGCGCTGACCGTGCTGGTGGCTTTCTCGGTCGTGGGCGATCTGTTCGAATCTCAACTCAAGCGGCAAGCGGGCGTGAAGGATTCCAGCGCGCTGCTGCCCGGTCATGGCGGTGTGCTCGATCGAATCGACGCGCTGCTCCCGGTGCTCCCGCTGGCTATGCTCTTCGTCTGA
- the ispC gene encoding 1-deoxy-D-xylulose-5-phosphate reductoisomerase has translation MSQRLSILGSTGSIGVSTLDVVGRHPDRFSVYALSAHRNLDRLFEQCVAHRPQVAVVADAEGARTLSARLAEAGLKIEVTYGPQALIEIAEAGEITMVVAAIVGAAGLQSTLAAARAGKRILLANKESLVLSGALFMATAERAGATLLPLDSEHNAIFQCLPQVAGESRISTRGVEKLVLTASGGPFRERELASLENVTPDEACAHPNWVMGRKISVDSASMMNKGLEVIEAHWLFNMPPEKIEVLIHPQSVIHSMVTYTDGSTLAQLGNPDMRTPIAHALAFPDRVTSGVAGLNLADIGKLTFEAPDLRRFPCLRLAFDTLHRGGTAGALLNASNEVAVAAFLEGRIRFTAIAQVVERVLDAVAVGEATSLEVVLEADRRARELATEIVAGLPAPARS, from the coding sequence ATGTCGCAACGTCTTTCCATTCTCGGCTCCACTGGCTCCATCGGCGTTAGCACGCTCGATGTCGTGGGGCGTCATCCGGATCGCTTTTCGGTCTACGCGCTATCGGCGCACCGTAATCTCGATCGTCTTTTTGAACAGTGTGTTGCCCATCGTCCGCAAGTGGCGGTCGTGGCCGACGCAGAGGGCGCCCGCACGCTGTCGGCGCGTCTGGCCGAGGCGGGCCTGAAGATCGAAGTGACGTACGGTCCGCAAGCGCTGATCGAAATCGCCGAGGCTGGTGAGATCACGATGGTCGTGGCGGCTATCGTGGGCGCGGCAGGTCTGCAATCGACACTCGCCGCCGCGCGCGCGGGCAAACGGATTCTGCTGGCGAACAAAGAGTCGCTGGTGCTTTCCGGTGCGTTGTTCATGGCGACGGCCGAACGCGCGGGCGCCACATTGCTGCCGCTCGATAGCGAGCACAACGCCATTTTCCAATGCCTGCCGCAAGTGGCGGGCGAGAGCCGTATTTCGACGCGTGGCGTCGAGAAACTGGTGCTAACGGCTTCGGGTGGCCCGTTTCGCGAGCGCGAGCTGGCGTCGCTCGAGAACGTGACGCCGGACGAAGCATGCGCACACCCGAACTGGGTGATGGGGCGCAAGATCTCGGTGGATTCGGCGAGCATGATGAACAAGGGCCTTGAAGTCATCGAGGCGCACTGGCTGTTCAATATGCCGCCGGAAAAGATCGAGGTACTGATCCATCCGCAAAGCGTGATTCACTCGATGGTTACGTACACCGACGGCTCGACACTGGCGCAACTCGGTAACCCCGATATGCGCACGCCGATCGCTCACGCGCTGGCGTTTCCCGACCGGGTGACGTCGGGCGTTGCCGGACTGAATCTCGCGGACATCGGCAAGCTGACGTTCGAAGCGCCGGATCTGCGCCGTTTCCCGTGTCTGCGTCTGGCGTTCGATACACTGCATCGTGGTGGTACGGCGGGTGCTTTGCTCAATGCGTCCAACGAAGTGGCCGTGGCGGCGTTCCTGGAAGGACGCATCCGTTTCACCGCAATTGCGCAGGTAGTCGAGCGCGTGCTCGATGCGGTCGCCGTGGGTGAGGCCACCTCGCTCGAGGTCGTGCTTGAAGCCGATCGTCGTGCCCGCGAACTGGCGACGGAGATCGTTGCCGGTTTGCCTGCACCAGCGCGTTCCTGA
- the rseP gene encoding RIP metalloprotease RseP: MNLLTTLLAFAVAIGVLVVFHELGHYTVARLCGVKVLRFSVGFGTPLLKWTMGRDRTEWTVCALPLGGYVRMLDERDETQIVAPEDRARAFNQKSVYKRFAIVAAGPVANFLLAIALYASLNLAGVTEPVARIAPPPAGTLAARAGLSGGELITGVRENGTRPDEAVGEESAVRSWEDLRWRLVDPMIEGQRVTLVARTRDGRAEYALDAAGQRFDADGEQDFMQRLGLVPSARVKVGQIIAGGAAGLAGLRVGDEITAVDGTPVTSAKALVDAVRAHPGKPMTLTVRRDGSPRNVTLTPNVEVDSATAGGERVGKIGAALASQVDSVTVRYGLFEAIGRGAQRTWDVTAFSVRMFGKMITGQASLKNLSGPVTIADYAGRSARLGLDYFIAFLALVSISLGVLNLLPIPVLDGGYLLYYAVEAMTGRAVSERWQGALQRVGIVCILALSAVALFNDLSKLLH; the protein is encoded by the coding sequence ATGAATTTGCTGACCACGTTGCTAGCGTTCGCCGTCGCCATTGGTGTTCTGGTGGTGTTCCATGAGTTGGGCCACTACACGGTCGCAAGGCTTTGCGGCGTGAAGGTTCTGCGATTCTCCGTGGGCTTCGGAACACCGCTCCTCAAATGGACGATGGGGCGCGATCGCACCGAATGGACGGTCTGCGCGTTGCCGCTCGGCGGCTACGTCCGCATGCTCGACGAGCGTGACGAAACACAGATCGTCGCCCCGGAAGACCGGGCGCGTGCGTTCAATCAGAAGTCTGTCTACAAGCGTTTCGCTATTGTGGCGGCCGGTCCGGTCGCCAACTTCCTCCTTGCCATTGCCCTCTATGCGAGCCTGAATCTGGCTGGCGTGACGGAGCCTGTCGCGCGAATCGCGCCGCCGCCGGCCGGCACGCTCGCGGCCCGTGCAGGGCTGTCCGGCGGTGAACTGATCACGGGAGTGCGGGAAAACGGCACACGTCCCGATGAGGCGGTCGGGGAGGAATCTGCCGTGCGTTCCTGGGAAGATCTTCGCTGGCGTCTTGTCGACCCGATGATCGAAGGACAACGCGTGACGCTGGTGGCGCGTACGCGCGATGGCCGTGCGGAATACGCGCTGGACGCGGCCGGGCAGCGTTTCGATGCGGACGGCGAGCAGGACTTCATGCAGCGTTTGGGCCTGGTGCCTTCGGCGCGTGTGAAGGTGGGGCAGATCATCGCAGGCGGCGCTGCGGGGCTCGCCGGGTTGCGCGTGGGCGACGAGATTACGGCGGTGGACGGCACTCCCGTAACCTCGGCCAAGGCACTCGTCGATGCCGTTCGCGCCCACCCCGGCAAGCCGATGACCCTGACGGTGCGTCGGGACGGCAGCCCTCGAAACGTCACGCTCACGCCTAATGTGGAAGTCGATTCGGCAACGGCGGGTGGCGAGCGCGTGGGTAAGATCGGCGCAGCGCTGGCCAGTCAGGTCGATTCGGTGACTGTCCGCTACGGGCTGTTCGAGGCGATCGGCCGCGGGGCGCAGCGCACGTGGGACGTGACGGCCTTCAGCGTGCGCATGTTTGGGAAGATGATCACTGGGCAGGCATCGCTCAAGAATCTGAGCGGTCCGGTGACGATTGCGGATTACGCAGGGCGTTCAGCGCGGCTTGGTCTGGATTATTTCATCGCCTTTCTGGCGCTTGTCAGCATTAGCCTCGGCGTATTGAATCTATTGCCAATTCCGGTTTTGGACGGTGGCTATCTGTTATATTATGCGGTCGAAGCGATGACCGGTCGGGCAGTTTCCGAACGGTGGCAGGGCGCGCTGCAACGAGTGGGCATCGTTTGCATCCTTGCGCTCTCTGCCGTAGCACTTTTCAACGACCTGTCGAAGTTGTTGCACTAG
- the bamA gene encoding outer membrane protein assembly factor BamA, with amino-acid sequence MSNKYHLVPKTLVIAVLAAHSFLARAVEPFVVKDIRVEGLQRIEPGTVFSYLPVKPGDKFNDDKGTEAIRALYATGLFSDVSVEAQGSVLVVHVNERPAIASIDFLGIKEFDKDGLKKALRSVGLTEGRTFDRNLLDKSEQELKRQYLTRGYYAAEVKTTITPLERNRVGIQFAVTEGPKATIQQINFVGNKAFSSSDLTAEMELGTPNWLSWYSKNDLYSKDKLTGDLEKLRSFYLNRGYLEFNIDSTDVSITPDKDEMFLTINIHEGEPYKVSDVKLTGEMLGKQDDIQKLIQLKAGDTFSAAKLQASTKAISDLLGNYGFAFANVNAQPNIDRNNHTVALNLTIDPGRRVYVRKINIVGNSRTRDEVIRRELRQLESSWYDADRLKLSQDRINRLGYFTDVNVTTEPVAGSNDQVDLQVKVEEKPTGTINVGAGFSSTDKVVLQAGISQDNVFGSGTSLSVNVNTGKTYRTLAVTQVDPYFTVDGVSRITDIYYRTYQPLLLTSDSDFRINTLGGNLKFGVPFSEVDTVFFGLGFEQTRLHLTSDGTTPQRYIDYANQFGYVSNNYPLTVGWSRDSRDSALIPNRGHYQQANLEIGTPIGTTKYFRAYYQHQYYYPVSRGFTLALNGEVGYGHGLGGQPFPIFKNYFAGGIGSVRGYEPSSLGPKDTNGEPLGGASKLIGNIELTFPLPGTGYDRTLRIFTFLDGGNVFDNGQAITFNNLRYSYGFGLSWISPIGPLKLSMGFPLVKKTGDQYQKFQFQVGTSF; translated from the coding sequence TTGTCGAATAAATACCACCTTGTTCCGAAGACCCTGGTGATTGCGGTTCTGGCGGCACACAGTTTCCTGGCACGGGCCGTCGAGCCGTTTGTGGTCAAGGATATCCGAGTGGAGGGCTTGCAGCGTATTGAACCCGGTACCGTCTTCTCGTACCTCCCGGTCAAACCCGGTGACAAGTTCAACGATGATAAGGGTACCGAAGCAATTCGTGCCCTTTATGCCACGGGCCTGTTCTCGGACGTGAGCGTTGAAGCGCAGGGCAGCGTGCTGGTGGTGCACGTCAACGAGCGTCCCGCAATTGCTTCCATCGACTTCCTCGGCATCAAGGAATTCGACAAAGACGGTCTGAAGAAGGCACTGCGCTCGGTCGGCCTGACCGAAGGTCGCACCTTCGACCGCAACCTGCTCGACAAGTCTGAGCAAGAACTCAAGCGTCAATACCTTACGCGCGGTTACTACGCTGCCGAGGTCAAGACGACGATCACGCCGCTCGAGCGCAATCGCGTGGGTATCCAGTTCGCCGTGACGGAAGGCCCGAAGGCGACGATTCAGCAGATCAACTTCGTGGGCAACAAGGCTTTCTCGTCGTCGGACCTGACGGCCGAGATGGAACTGGGCACGCCGAACTGGCTGTCGTGGTACTCGAAGAACGACCTGTACTCGAAGGACAAGCTCACGGGCGATCTGGAAAAGCTGCGTTCGTTCTATCTGAACCGCGGTTATCTGGAATTCAACATCGACTCCACCGACGTCTCGATCACGCCGGACAAGGACGAGATGTTCCTCACGATCAACATTCACGAAGGCGAGCCCTACAAGGTGTCGGACGTCAAGCTCACGGGCGAAATGCTCGGCAAGCAGGACGACATCCAGAAGCTCATTCAACTCAAGGCCGGCGATACCTTCTCGGCGGCCAAGCTGCAGGCGAGCACGAAAGCCATCTCCGATTTGTTGGGTAACTACGGTTTCGCGTTCGCGAACGTAAACGCCCAGCCGAACATCGACCGTAACAACCACACCGTTGCGCTCAATCTGACGATCGATCCGGGCCGTCGTGTGTATGTGCGCAAGATCAACATTGTGGGCAACTCGCGTACGCGTGACGAAGTGATTCGCCGCGAACTGCGCCAGCTGGAAAGCTCGTGGTACGACGCCGACCGCCTGAAGCTGTCGCAGGACCGTATCAACCGTCTGGGCTACTTCACCGACGTGAACGTGACGACCGAGCCGGTGGCCGGTTCGAATGACCAGGTCGACCTTCAGGTGAAGGTGGAAGAAAAGCCGACGGGCACGATCAACGTCGGTGCCGGTTTCTCCTCGACCGACAAGGTGGTGTTGCAGGCCGGTATCAGCCAGGACAACGTGTTCGGCTCGGGTACGTCGCTGTCCGTGAACGTGAACACCGGTAAGACGTACCGTACGTTGGCCGTGACGCAAGTCGACCCGTATTTCACGGTTGACGGTGTGAGCCGTATTACCGACATCTACTACCGTACGTATCAGCCGCTGTTGCTGACGAGCGATTCGGATTTCCGTATCAACACGCTCGGCGGCAACCTGAAGTTCGGCGTGCCGTTCTCGGAAGTCGACACGGTCTTCTTCGGTCTGGGCTTCGAACAGACGCGTCTGCACCTGACGAGCGACGGCACGACGCCGCAACGCTACATCGACTATGCCAACCAGTTCGGCTATGTCAGCAACAACTATCCGCTGACGGTGGGTTGGTCGCGCGACTCGCGTGACAGCGCGCTGATCCCGAACCGCGGTCACTACCAACAGGCGAACCTTGAAATCGGTACGCCGATCGGAACGACCAAGTACTTCCGCGCGTACTACCAGCACCAGTACTACTACCCGGTGAGCCGCGGCTTCACGCTGGCGCTGAACGGCGAAGTGGGCTACGGCCACGGTTTGGGCGGTCAGCCGTTCCCGATTTTCAAGAACTACTTCGCGGGCGGTATCGGTTCGGTGCGTGGTTATGAGCCGAGCTCGCTGGGTCCGAAGGACACCAACGGCGAACCGCTGGGGGGGGCATCGAAGCTGATCGGTAACATCGAGCTGACGTTCCCGCTGCCGGGCACAGGTTACGATCGTACGCTGCGTATCTTTACGTTCCTCGACGGCGGTAACGTGTTCGATAACGGCCAGGCGATTACCTTCAATAACCTGCGCTATTCTTACGGTTTCGGTCTGTCATGGATTTCGCCGATTGGCCCGCTCAAGCTCTCGATGGGCTTCCCGCTTGTCAAGAAGACGGGCGACCAGTATCAGAAATTCCAGTTCCAGGTCGGTACGTCGTTCTAA
- a CDS encoding OmpH family outer membrane protein, with amino-acid sequence MNGIRKHCLRGVAAALLAGAAFAATAQDARIAAVNSDRILRDSTPAKAAQAKLEAEFSTRDKALQDMAQRLKAMSDKLDKDNPTLSDAERAKRQRDLAAADTEFQRKQREFREDLNQRRNEELAAVLDRANRVIKQIAETDKYDLIVQEAVYVSPRIDITDKVLKTLNASSGGGASGK; translated from the coding sequence TTGAACGGTATCCGTAAGCATTGCCTTCGCGGCGTCGCCGCGGCGTTGCTGGCCGGTGCGGCCTTTGCTGCCACGGCTCAGGATGCGCGCATCGCCGCTGTGAATTCGGATCGTATTCTGCGCGATTCCACGCCGGCCAAGGCCGCACAAGCCAAACTTGAGGCCGAATTCTCCACGCGAGACAAGGCGCTGCAAGACATGGCCCAACGTCTCAAGGCGATGTCGGACAAGCTCGACAAGGACAATCCGACGTTGAGCGACGCCGAGCGCGCCAAGCGTCAGCGTGATCTGGCCGCCGCCGACACCGAGTTTCAGCGCAAGCAACGCGAGTTTCGTGAAGATCTGAACCAGCGTCGCAACGAAGAACTTGCTGCCGTGCTCGATCGCGCGAACCGCGTCATCAAGCAGATTGCCGAGACGGACAAGTACGATCTGATCGTGCAGGAAGCGGTCTACGTCAGCCCGCGTATCGACATTACGGACAAGGTGCTCAAGACGCTGAACGCAAGTTCGGGTGGCGGCGCCAGCGGCAAGTGA
- the lpxD gene encoding UDP-3-O-(3-hydroxymyristoyl)glucosamine N-acyltransferase, which translates to MSGSSTPSVPSVTLAQLIARFGGELVGDGNVAVEGLAPLDRAGAKQLAFLSNPLYLAEVPNSGAAAVILSKADFDKLPSHEGRAWIVAPNPYAYFARVAQMFADAATPVPPAGVHPSAVVDPSAVVPASCVIGPNVVIEAGVRLGERVRLMANVFVGRGTTLGDDVLVYPNATLYHTSVIGARCVIHAGTVIGSDGFGFAPDFSATGGEWVKIPQVGRAVIEDDVEIGASTTIDRGAMADTVIERGCKIDNQVQIAHNVRVGAFTVIAACTGIAGSSTIGKFCMLGGNVGIAGHVTLGDKVIVTAKSGVSKSIPGPGTYTSAFPAIPNAEWNKNAAIMRNLDKMRDRVRQLEAKVKDLQDK; encoded by the coding sequence ATGTCGGGATCGTCTACACCCTCCGTGCCATCCGTCACACTGGCCCAACTGATCGCACGCTTCGGCGGCGAACTGGTGGGCGATGGCAACGTTGCCGTGGAAGGCCTCGCGCCGCTCGATCGCGCGGGTGCAAAGCAACTGGCCTTCCTGTCCAATCCGCTTTATCTCGCAGAAGTGCCCAACTCGGGTGCGGCTGCTGTCATTCTCTCCAAAGCCGACTTCGACAAGCTGCCTTCACATGAAGGTCGCGCGTGGATCGTTGCGCCGAATCCGTACGCGTACTTTGCCCGCGTGGCACAGATGTTCGCCGACGCGGCGACACCGGTGCCTCCTGCTGGCGTCCATCCGAGTGCCGTCGTCGATCCTTCGGCCGTCGTGCCGGCCTCGTGCGTGATTGGGCCGAACGTTGTGATCGAAGCGGGGGTGCGTCTGGGCGAGCGCGTCCGTCTGATGGCGAACGTGTTCGTCGGCCGGGGTACGACGCTGGGCGACGATGTGCTCGTGTATCCGAATGCCACGCTGTATCACACGAGTGTGATCGGTGCGCGTTGCGTGATTCACGCGGGCACGGTCATCGGCTCGGACGGTTTCGGTTTCGCGCCCGATTTCTCCGCGACAGGCGGTGAATGGGTGAAGATTCCGCAGGTGGGGCGTGCGGTGATCGAAGACGACGTCGAGATCGGCGCGTCGACGACCATCGACCGTGGCGCCATGGCGGATACCGTCATCGAGCGCGGCTGCAAGATCGACAATCAGGTGCAGATCGCGCACAACGTGCGTGTCGGCGCCTTTACGGTTATTGCTGCATGCACCGGTATCGCCGGCAGCAGCACGATCGGTAAATTCTGCATGCTGGGCGGCAACGTCGGCATCGCGGGCCATGTGACGCTTGGAGACAAGGTCATCGTGACGGCAAAGTCAGGGGTGTCGAAATCGATTCCCGGCCCGGGCACTTACACCAGCGCGTTTCCGGCGATCCCGAACGCCGAATGGAATAAAAACGCGGCGATCATGCGCAATCTGGACAAGATGCGCGACCGCGTGCGTCAACTTGAAGCGAAGGTCAAGGACCTGCAAGATAAATGA
- the fabZ gene encoding 3-hydroxyacyl-ACP dehydratase FabZ — protein sequence MSETTITIDIHKIMKLLPHRYPMLMVDRVIGLEPHKNIKVIKNVTINEPYFTGHYPQRPVMPGVLIVEALAQAAALLTFSEEAVHDENTLYYFVGIENVRFKRPVEPGDQLILSVDFISHKRGFYKFKGEATVDGKLAAEAEFMCMVKKNGE from the coding sequence ATGAGCGAGACCACTATTACTATCGACATCCACAAGATCATGAAGCTGCTGCCGCATCGGTATCCGATGCTGATGGTGGATCGCGTGATCGGACTGGAGCCGCACAAGAACATCAAGGTCATCAAGAACGTCACGATCAATGAGCCGTACTTCACCGGCCATTACCCGCAGCGTCCGGTCATGCCGGGTGTGCTGATCGTTGAAGCGTTGGCGCAGGCCGCAGCGTTGCTCACTTTCTCGGAAGAGGCGGTGCACGACGAAAACACGCTCTATTATTTCGTGGGCATCGAGAACGTACGCTTCAAGCGTCCGGTCGAACCGGGTGATCAGCTCATTCTCTCGGTCGATTTCATCAGCCACAAGCGCGGTTTTTATAAGTTCAAGGGTGAGGCAACGGTGGACGGCAAGCTGGCTGCCGAAGCCGAGTTCATGTGCATGGTCAAGAAGAACGGCGAATAA